A window of Colletes latitarsis isolate SP2378_abdomen chromosome 11, iyColLati1, whole genome shotgun sequence genomic DNA:
TTGTAAATATTTGATAAGAAATACTGACTCTTGATGTATGCATATGATATTTCGTTACCTGAAAACACCAATGTGTATTTCAATAGTTACAAAATTCTACAATATTCGAGGATTTACCTCCAAATATACAGGAAAATTTTCATTGATCTCGTTGTATAAACTATGTGCAGTCTGAAAATGTTCAGCGTTCAGAACAAAATTTCGATCGATTTCTTTGGCAGTTTTCTCCACTGTACTATTCTTCGTCACTTCTTTTATCATTCTAAAAAGTGACGCAAATTGTTGGTGTGGACTAGCCAAGCCGTTTCTTTCGCAAGCAACTCTATGAATCTCTGGTGTTATTATAACGGTTCCGCTAACAGCTATATCGGCCACTTTATGCGAAATTGAAATTTCTTTGGTCGGATATTCTAAAAATGTCTACGATCGATACgaataaattgttaattttAAATGAGGAATCCCGAGCTGCTATATGTATATGAAATTCACGAAGTAACTTACATTGTAATAATTTAAGAGGCATTTCATTCCTATTATGTTCATACATCGACGACCGATCGTTGCTTCTACTTTCTTCGATGTTTTATTTAATCCGTATATAATAACGGAAAGCGTTAAAGGTGATATCGGGTATGGAAACACTTCGCCTACGTTGGAAAAGATAAGCATGTCTATGTCGCTGGGCACACCTATATCCAATTCGTGTTTCAACTCGAACTCCGTCCACGCGTATAATGTGGTGATAGGTCGTGCTTGGAGTAAATAAATCTTTTCATCGATCACCGCCCATTCTATGTCTCGTGCACTGCCAAACAGAGTTTCCAATTTTGCTCCTATGGCGGCTAATCGAAGAACAGTCTCCTCCGAAACACAAACAGCTTTATTCTCTTTATCGTTCAAATTGATCGTCACCACTCCATCGCTGCTTGCTAACATTTTTTGCTTTTTATTTCCTACCGTTAAACTTTTTACGGTGAACTTGTTGTCCCAACTTTTATGAACGATTATCGTGTCCGGTTCAACCGTTGCCGACACGACAGTCTAGGCGGATCAAAGAAGTTACATGTGGTTAGTTTGCCTTTCACTAttaaacgatttaatgttagtaTAATCATACCTCTCCCAAACCATAATTAGCCGTGATAACCATGTTCGAGGGATCTCCGGTGGTTGGATGTCTTGTAAACATAACACCAGCAGCATCAGCATTCACCATTTTTTGTACGCAAACTCCCATAGATGCTTTTACAAGCGCACCATGTTGTTTCCTAACATCGACAAATATTTATGATCGTTTTATAGGCAATTGTCTCGTTAAAAACATCGAATTACCTGTATTTGACACTTTGGTATGAGAACAAACTTGCCCAACACATGGCTACATTCTTGACAATATTATCTGCGCCTTGTACGCCCAAATACGTTGTATTCTGGCCAGCTGCTGAGGTTTCTTCGCTATCTTCGCCAACAGCACTAGACCTTACTGCATATCTGTACAGTTTATCGTTATTGTCTTCAGATTCTAAGTCTCTCAATGCTCTCAAAATTGCTTCCTTCACTTCCGCTATCATAGGAGTCGATCGAATAGTACGAACAGCTCTGAAACAAAACGGATGATAAATATTATTCACCTGGTAATAAAGTAATAAACAAGTTAGAATTTTGAGAATGAATATAATTTACACGTCGCAGTATTTTTCCAGATCGCCTTCCTTTCTACCTACACTAACACTCTGAATATCGTCAATTACTTTCTGTAATTCATTGTGCGCTTGTAATTGCATTTCAAGGGCAAGTACTGTTACGCAGAATCCCTTTGGTACAATGACCTACAACAATCACCATacgtttacatacttgtagaaaccAATATCGTGACGTCCGCGGCACTACTTACATCTGCATCGTTAATTGAAGTTAAAGTTGCAAGCGAGAATCCTTTCCCGCCAACAGCATTTTCGTTTCGACAATTTTCGTCGTTGAAATGTAGTACGTAATCGTTGGTTTGTACGCACGTACGAAGTTGTTTCAGATATGGGAATTTTGTATGCGTTTTTGCTTGACACGGTCCATCGTAAGGATAACATAATTGCATCAATCCAACACCTATTAAAACATTTTTACACATTTGTATTTCTTCCGTGAAATTGAAAAAGTTTTGTGTTCGACAGTAGATGCAATACCTGATCTCCCGTTTAACATTAATTTCACGGTCACAATTTTACTTGCCCAATTAGATGGCTGACCATAATATAAAGTTACCGGGTCATCGCGTTTCACAAGAATGTTATACTCTTTACCTTTGGCTGAAATTAAACATGTTACTATTAAGTACAGATCTTTGTAAATTAGGAGTTTCATACAAACTGTAAGCAACCTGTGAACCACACTCTGTGTTCCAAATTATCCATGAATTTCTCCTGCGTAAAATCAGATAACGCGAGTTCTATATTATCTATCTCACGAATTTCTTCGTTGTTATCATTTAACTGACCATACCGTATTCTGCAATGAACATTGTTTAATAGAGTAAGGGAACGTCAAAGGTTCTCGCGGCTTTACGATTACGATAAACTTTTCGATTTACTGTGGAAAACTATGTTTCGTGCTGCCCGCGCTGAGATAATATATTGCTCCATACGGCATTACACCAAACAGGGTAACAGATTCGTGAAACTCTTGTGACTCGTGCTTTCCCCA
This region includes:
- the LOC143347504 gene encoding rifampicin phosphotransferase-like, translating into MDNILLIIQVVFSILLLLLYFWFANAIKNQSCLGLKREISSIRFLLKFWWSEYCINMKKRKQKKLHNCRNNPLENFEIKDEDSSNSMLFYGTDQKENSVFIKFSYRGFETVELSLHLTTSDGRLYVLPAYPDTTLMSNHNQEWTAGGLKIELLKSQERWRIVYNGMLRNLNEVDECSNENMDHIRFNFIFIANLKPLKWPDDWSSKLHAEALALEPWKSLKWMDKIKLLEYSGFDQFGSMLGQVTYSNGIVSTLYLRGLHQYRWGKHESQEFHESVTLFGVMPYGAIYYLSAGSTKHSFPQIRYGQLNDNNEEIREIDNIELALSDFTQEKFMDNLEHRVWFTAKGKEYNILVKRDDPVTLYYGQPSNWASKIVTVKLMLNGRSGVGLMQLCYPYDGPCQAKTHTKFPYLKQLRTCVQTNDYVLHFNDENCRNENAVGGKGFSLATLTSINDADVIVPKGFCVTVLALEMQLQAHNELQKVIDDIQSVSVGRKEGDLEKYCDVAVRTIRSTPMIAEVKEAILRALRDLESEDNNDKLYRYAVRSSAVGEDSEETSAAGQNTTYLGVQGADNIVKNVAMCWASLFSYQSVKYRKQHGALVKASMGVCVQKMVNADAAGVMFTRHPTTGDPSNMVITANYGLGETVVSATVEPDTIIVHKSWDNKFTVKSLTVGNKKQKMLASSDGVVTINLNDKENKAVCVSEETVLRLAAIGAKLETLFGSARDIEWAVIDEKIYLLQARPITTLYAWTEFELKHELDIGVPSDIDMLIFSNVGEVFPYPISPLTLSVIIYGLNKTSKKVEATIGRRCMNIIGMKCLLNYYNTFLEYPTKEISISHKVADIAVSGTVIITPEIHRVACERNGLASPHQQFASLFRMIKEVTKNSTVEKTAKEIDRNFVLNAEHFQTAHSLYNEINENFPVYLEVTKYHMHTSRVSISYQIFTMSLLTNGYEDIVPDHFLDIAVLLSSCSDIISGDVLTMLKKIANYIRTDKKDKEFRVLDPKEAINWLEVNCLPAAREFENLLKKHGHRCIQEMDFISEPWALKPENLITTLQTMMTSSETSNTKKPLNAEETVASLKTPKSWIVKLLLKKLVPLFRDAVVRREMTKAIFVNVIHKFRLAYIRLGKLMVLEEYLPSADLIFFLTNDEIGQLLNHRNTTFVQKAFRRRRIFPRLREHQYSEFNIGMPIPIKNDLDMVVPDESVKIQGTPVCGGSVRNRACVITDLSDAQKIQNGDILITYATDIAWSPYFALLSGIVTELGGLISHGAVVAREYGLPCIINAKRATHLFHTGDTVLLTADTGILQLVKRHDQKDAGTCK